A single window of Debaryomyces hansenii CBS767 chromosome F complete sequence DNA harbors:
- a CDS encoding DEHA2F00176p (similar to uniprot|Q6F9D3 Acinetobacter sp ACIAD2568) yields MLNNFRIFDSSWSKRVLVALLIASILLIPVHTKKEEMPVVEKIELDKYLGKWYEIARKPFLFQKKCYSNVSAKYSLNDNANINVDNSCYSKDGKLRQAIGEAFTQNPPFNSKLKVSFLPKAIRFLPIGRGDYWILKIDDNYQTVLVGGPSRKYMWILSRSQNHDEIVVQDYLDYAKEIGFDVSDIIMTKQTNE; encoded by the coding sequence atgtTAAACAACTTCAGAATATTTGACTCAAGTTGGTCGAAAAGGGTGTTGGTAGCTCTTCTCATAGCTAGCATTTTATTGATTCCTGTTCATAcaaaaaaagaagaaatgcCAGTCGtggaaaaaattgaattagataaataCCTAGGGAAATGGTACGAAATTGCTAGGAAACCATTCTTGTTTCAAAAAAAGTGCTATAGTAATGTTTCTGCAAAATACTCTTTAAATGATAATGCCAATATCAATGTCGATAATAGTTGTTATTCAAAAGATGGGAAGTTACGACAGGCAATTGGTGAAGCTTTTACGCAAAACCCACCATTCAATTCCAAGTTAAAAGTCAGTTTTTTACCGAAAGCAATTCGCTTTTTACCTATAGGCCGTGGTGATTATTggattttaaaaattgatgacAACTATCAGACAGTATTAGTTGGTGGACCTAGTAGAAAATACATGTGGATTCTTTCTCGATCGCAGAATCATGACGAAATCGTTGTACAAGATTATTTAGATTATGCGAAAGAAATTGGCTTTGATGTAAGCGATATAATTATGACTAAACAAACTAATGAATAA
- a CDS encoding DEHA2F00198p (weakly similar to uniprot|P53388 Saccharomyces cerevisiae YPL265W DIP5 Dicarboxylic amino acid permease mediates high-affinity and high-capacity transport of L-glutamate and L-aspartate) → MRWIGVYGSIFPNELSATGVVMTYWTDKSPSIFINTFSVIVIAVNCYNVACFGEVEFWFEMSKLSLVIALVLSGIILDLGGIKDQERLGFRYWIYPRPFAAYFATGSLVRFIDFWKAITTVVYSFGGVQTMFIVFAGEALYPRRTTYRAAKRIFFRAFIMYSSPVFVLTLIVPYNNPSIASSTGSAAGSPFVAMKRVGVKGFPHIINGVVLTSALSAQNNAIGEGSRYLYVLAAKGQALQSFLKVNKNKLPYVATIAIGMFLPLAYMSVSSGADNVLGWFTSLISAYLLLKWITIAVNHILLSRAMRNKSILEIYYLIDSKSQVSHLSSPFFWSVIFLLTSDFANFLHGNFVISSFISAYLIIPISLVLYFGYKFIKKMKIKNSSKIKLKQLFQHVVNNPEPPFPKKRPWEYIAAIWDRSLCYLEVGDGRVSNLSTIILDVLLNLYLKHVIILFIASLYIQILRYKLIHYQIQI, encoded by the coding sequence atgaGGTGGATTGGTGTCTACGGTTCAATTTTTCCCAATGAATTATCTGCAACTGGAGTTGTAATGACTTACTGGACCGATAAAAGtccttcaatatttatcaatacATTTTCAGTTATTGTAATAGCAGTTAATTGTTACAACGTGGCATGTTTTGGTGAAGTTGAATTCTGGTTTGAGATGCTGAAACTTCTGTTAGTCATCGCTTTAGTTCTTTCAGGGATAATTCTTGACCTTGGTGGTATTAAAGATCAAGAAAGACTTGGGTTTCGCTATTGGATATATCCTCGTCCATTCGCCGCATATTTCGCTACTGGTAGTTTAGTTCGattcattgatttttgGAAGGCAATTACGACAGTGGTATATTCTTTCGGAGGTGTACAAACAATGTTTATTGTTTTTGCGGGTGAAGCCCTCTATCCCCGGAGAACAACCTACAGAGCAGCTAAAAGAATATTCTTTCGTGCCTTCATAATGTATTCAAGTCCTGTTTTTGTATTAACCTTGATTGTTCCATATAATAATCCGCTGATTGCAAGTTCCACAGGTAGCGCTGCAGGCTCACCTTTTGTTGCTATGAAAAGAGTAGGCGTGAAGGGATTTCCtcatattattaatggAGTTGTTTTAACATCGGCCTTGTCAGCACAAAATAATGCTATTGGTGAAGGTTCACGTTATTTGTATGTTTTAGCAGCGAAAGGGCAAGCTCTACAAAGTTTCCTTAAAGTTAATAAGAATAAGTTACCATACGTTGCAACAATAGCTATTGGTATGTTTTTGCCACTTGCCTATATGTCAGTTTCTCTGGGTGCAGATAATGTTCTTGGCTGGTTCACAAGTTTAATACTGGCTTATCTTTTGTTAAAGTGGATTACCATAGCTGTAAACCACATATTATTGTCAAGAGCTATGAGAAACAAGAGTATTCTAGAGATTTATTACCTTATAGATTCAAAATCGCAGGTTTCGCATCTTAGTTCTCCCTTTTTTTGGTCGgttattttcttgttaACGAGTGATTTTGCTAATTTTCTTCATGGTAACTTTGTAATTTCGTCTTTCATTAGTGCTTATCTAATTATTCCAATAAGTTTAGTGTTATACTTTGGatacaaatttatcaagaagatgaagattaaaaattcaagcaaaataaaattgaaacaattgTTTCAGCATGTCGTTAATAATCCTGAGCCACCTTTCCCAAAGAAAAGACCTTGGGAATATATAGCAGCGATATGGGATAGAAGCTTGTGTTATCTAGAAGTAGGTGATGGTCGTGTAAGCAATCTATCAACTATTATACTAGATGTTCTACTTAATCTCTACCTCAAACAtgtaattatattattcatagcctctttatatatacaaatattaaGATACAAGCTCATTCactatcaaattcaaatataa
- a CDS encoding DEHA2F00220p (no similarity) has product MYFSGVDIDIITYYDPENRCITISIDLFIRVLNNYEQNTRVFLDTHLLKIRGNEDEQERRAEKLVSKGNASVDLGNMPFIPIVVYTSRALITAEFREMSSDDFKEAYLGPLDSVIRESCIRSLPLVRQYKYPSGDAMRMEQTIQEYFNEIAIPIRQLYRDVGDVNNYFGSPSIVRPALDQRRIIQPDIIHMRSESDSDMQYPEIVFGIGDYKTGVYKMMEGFEEFKTAISNRRRLRSHSIGKFFPDREWSPRVLLRWF; this is encoded by the coding sequence ATGTATTTTTCAGGGGtagatattgatattatcacATACTATGACCCTGAGAATCGATGCATTACAATAAGCATTGATCTATTTATTAGAGTTCTCAATAACTATGAACAAAACACAAGGGTCTTTTTGGACACTCACTTGCTTAAGATTCGGGGTAATGAAGATGAGCAAGAACGTCGTGCAGAGAAACTAGTGTCTAAGGGTAATGCATCTGTGGACCTCGGGAATATGCCTTTTATACCTATTGTTGTGTATACTAGTCGTGCATTGATTACTGCTGAATTTAGGGAGATGAGTAGTGATGATTTCAAGGAAGCCTATCTTGGTCCGCTTGATAGTGTTATTAGAGAATCATGTATTAGGAGTCTACCTTTGGTACGCCAGTATAAGTATCCACTGGGCGATGCAATGCGTATGGAACAAACTATCCAAGAATACTTTAATGAAATAGCAATTCCGATCAGGCAGCTTTATCGTGATGTTGGTGATGTGAACAATTATTTTGGTAGTCCCTCAATTGTAAGACCTGCATTGGATCAACGAAGAATAATACAGCCCGATATTATTCATATGAGAAGCGAGTCGGATTCAGATATGCAATATCCCGAGATTGTTTTCGGGATAGGTGATTACAAAACAGGAGTCTATAAAATGATGGAAGGCTTCgaagaattcaagacaGCTATTCTGAACCGAAGAAGATTGAGGCTGCATTCCATTGGGAAATTCTTTCCAGATAGAGAGTGGTCGCCTAGAGTATTATTGCGTTGGTTCTAA
- a CDS encoding DEHA2F00242p (no similarity), with the protein MIIDYHIIHDPETVEDGITLRSAIAGFFYKSVGDAADTKARLMEIFSVASSTDVKSIKESDPFFNVHPRDPSGSSGKLDRPGFSGNLDSVKENDSSDNFDAIDGNTYC; encoded by the coding sequence ATGATTATAGACTACCATATCATCCATGATCCAGAAACTGTGGAGGATGGTATTACTTTGAGGTCGGCTATAGCGGgatttttttataaaagTGTTGGTGATGCAGCCGATACAAAGGCCAGGTTGATGGAAATTTTTAGTGTTGCCAGCAGCACCGATGTAAAAAGTATTAAAGAACTGgatccatttttcaatgttcATCCTAGAGACCCATCTGGATCTTCGGGAAAATTGGATAGACCTGGGTTTTCAGGCAACTTAGACTCGGTAAAAGAAAATGACAGTAGTGATAACTTTGATGCCATTGATGGTAACACATATTGTTGA
- a CDS encoding DEHA2F00264p (no similarity) encodes MNNNTFPNSIRRYILEGGGEDKDMDIDVDADIDLFEITKFNYRTLFDKSTHQNISHTEMVYKFFGIENISDVDLEPQSQKWYFKNHPDEWRELFIFLCVMPFTEYEFQGKDGKLLNPDSLRAIGSSHGTDNVLIETFSELEFKSFNKIIPEGRLAFNLENILKTEIFSSNFNQDEPKRILTKLLGVCFKEDYMLVTDISSTDEDTYKENFKKYLFNPICEYVAALLYFEINVRTKNTAGRTGVNTKVPHQSNDIFHSHPDVVAYDKWKHRRSLAIVEVKKLPILKGEKVVDFTEPRMVSFMIQVVAEMFSDHTNKGMLTDSYTTILIEIDIERSMEIVHQKLTGPGNCKFIALNYRILDCQSSGLTLRGGLISFIYEAFSANEYQLNDVKRGLDAIYDYVRKSDEEYLTYLDGLGEKADQIYKNNYSAFMRKLHVIEPKITLGEFKRIDVQSGVTFNSQLFKVNSKDVKMYLKEDFDETVELVVKVFDPAKAKRDHSKYVIKKHDMFDNCRRAYLCEKRAYERLLPNFKFNSVYIAQEPVYGRFFIGNHYHALGPFIVLKYLAKETLPRDEETYEKAKEQLNIIHLYNIIHGDISPRNILYSQGKVYFIDFGYSEYTEDKLGSNPVSANPERIKSEHQQLCGIFGQPTPNEYE; translated from the coding sequence ATGAATAACAACACTTTTCCTAATAGTATTAGGAGATATATTTTGGAAGGAGGCGGTGAAGACAAGGACATGgatattgatgttgatgCTGATATTGATCTATTTGAGATTACCAAATTCAACTATAGAACATTATTCGATAAAAGTACGCATCAAAATATCAGCCATACCGAAATGGTGTACaaattttttggaattgaaaatatctcTGATGTGGATTTGGAGCCTCAAAGTCAAAAATGGTACTTTAAAAACCATCCAGATGAATGgagagaattatttatcttCCTTTGTGTCATGCCGTTTACCgaatatgaatttcaaGGCAAAGAtggaaaattattgaatccCGATAGTCTTCGTGCTATTGGTTCCAGTCATGGTACAGACAATGTCCTTATTGAAACTTTTTCTgaacttgaatttaaatcattcaacaaaataattccGGAAGGTAGATTGGCatttaatttggaaaatatcttgaaaacTGAAATATTCTCGAGTAATTTTAATCAAGATGAACCTAAAAGAATACTTACAAAATTACTTGGAGTTTGCtttaaagaagattatATGCTTGTGACAGATATTTCATCCACTGATGAAGATacatataaagaaaattttaaaaaatatCTATTCAACCCTATATGTGAATACGTAGCAGCactattatattttgagATTAATGTCCGTACCAAAAATACTGCAGGTCGAACAGGAGTCAACACCAAAGTACCACATCAatctaatgatatatttcattcGCACCCAGATGTCGTGGCGTATGATAAATGGAAACATCGAAGATCTCTTGCTATCGTGGAGGTAAAAAAGTTACCAATCTTGAAAGGTGAAAAGGTGGTAGATTTTACGGAACCACGAATGGTAAGTTTTATGATTCAAGTTGTTGCGGAAATGTTCTCTGACCACACAAACAAAGGCATGTTGACCGACTCATATACAACTATCTTGATCGAAATAGATATAGAACGAAGCATGGAAATAGTCCATCAAAAACTTACAGGCCCTGGAAACTGCAAATTCATAGCCTTGAATTATAGAATTCTAGATTGTCAATCATCTGGCCTTACGTTGAGAGGAGGGCTAATTTCATTCATCTATGAGGCATTTAGTGCTAACGAATACCAATTAAACGACGTTAAAAGAGGACTAGATGCAATTTATGACTATGTTCGTAAGTCAGACGAGGAGTACTTGACATATTTAGACGGTCTAGGTGAGAAAGCTGATCAAATttacaaaaataattacaGCGCTTTTATGAGAAAACTACATGTCATTGAGCCAAAGATTACACTTGGAGAGTTCAAACGTATTGATGTACAAAGCGGGGTTACGTTTAATtctcaacttttcaaagtcAACTCTAAAGACGTAAAAATGTATCTCAAGGAAGACTTCGATGAAACTGTAGAATTGGTTGTTAAAGTATTTGACCCTGCCAAAGCAAAGAGAGATCATAGTAAATACGTAATAAAAAAGCACGACATGTTTGATAATTGTCGAAGAGCATATTTATGTGAGAAGCGAGCATATGAACGGCTTTTACCTAATTTTAAGTTTAACAGCGTTTATATTGCTCAAGAACCTGTATACGGGAGATTCTTTATAGGAAATCATTATCACGCATTGGGACCATTTATCGtattgaagtatttggCTAAAGAGACTCTACCACGCGATGAAGAAACCTATGAGAAAGCTaaagaacaattgaatataatccACCTTTATAACATAATACATGGAGATATAAGCCCaaggaatattttatattctcaAGGGAaggtatattttattgattttggataCTCAGAATACacagaagataaattagGTTCCAATCCAGTGAGTGCTAACCCTGAGAGGATCAAGAGTGAACACCAACAATTGTGTGGTATATTTGGTCAGCCTACTCCAAACGAATATGAATAG
- a CDS encoding DEHA2F00286p (no similarity) gives MSAMKILKPKYLYQTRVLYAKLAGRFCTFAKYSRNATIEEVIHRPKPLSVAQAMHVMMQTYVLVARDPTPSLRTVHHRFSMAIPGFKTIPCNWVEA, from the coding sequence ATGAGTgcaatgaaaatattgaagcCAAAATACTTGTATCAGACAAGAGTGTTATATGCAAAGTTGGCCGGTCGGTTCTGTACGTTTGCAAAGTATAGCAGGAATGCAACAATCGAAGAGGTTATTCATAGACCAAAGCCACTACTGGTCGCACAAGCTATGCATGTCATGATGCAGACCTACGTTCTAGTTGCCAGGGATCCTACTCCGAGTTTGAGAACTGTTCACCACAGGTTCAGCATGGCTATTCCAGGTTTTAAAACTATACCCTGCAATTGGGTGGAAGCGTGA
- a CDS encoding DEHA2F00308p (no similarity), whose amino-acid sequence MPRMYFSGVDSDTITIDDPSNRCITINPELFIRVLNNRELNTRVFLDTHLLKIGGNEDGQERRAEKLVSKGNASVGLGNMPSIPIVVYTSRALITAEFREMSSDDFKETYLAPLDNALRESSIRSRPLAQEYKYPRGDAMHIEQAIQEYFDREIARTIDHLYRDIGDITNHFCSPSFVKSPLDGKRAVQPDIIHMLTKSDLNTQYPEIVFGIGDYKTGVYKMTQGFEEFKTAISNRRRLRSHSIGNFFPDREWSPRVLFALVLSKYIYQAFLCGTDRILISDHQTFSGFFKYEIVDGEMIIDYHIIHDPETVEDGITLRSAIAGFFYKSVGDAADTKARLMKSFDIANNTGIKKLEESDPFFNVRPRDPSGSSGKLARREFSGNLDSVKENDASDNFDAIDGNTYCRVIYDSAEFYPDLKLPSPVFVKLYYYSSRLWEENSLMCLEIPEKEGYYGMFFNELLINERIAKSEFASNFPKLLVSGYWNGLSDHPMHIFEYLGKEVPEEKWNNKEVYEVIKSRLEELHSIGISHNDIRLANIHVSVSGKISLIDFGLSDYTNNEEHKKNDFETLDYILRANGSNENYKHANRVNGEAISADRADEDDKYGNDSNSSSEEVFDEGSSGTFGTQITIEDIASKSSQR is encoded by the coding sequence ATGCCACGAATGTATTTTTCAGGGGTAGATAGTGATACTATCACTATCGATGATCCTAGCAACCGGTGCATTACAATAAATCCTGAACTATTTATTAGAGTTCTCAATAACAGGGAACTAAATACAAGAGTCTTTTTGGACACTCACTTGCTTAAGATTGGGGGTAATGAAGATGGGCAGGAACGTCGTGCAGAGAAACTAGTGTCTAAGGGTAATGCATCAGTGGGTCTAGGGAATATGCCTTCTATACCTATTGTTGTGTATACTAGTCGTGCATTGATTACTGCTGAATTTAGGGAGATGAGTAGTGatgatttcaaagaaaCCTATCTTGCTCCGCTTGATAATGCTCTTAGAGAATCGAGCATTCGGAGTCGACCTTTAGCACAAGAATATAAGTATCCACGGGGAGATGCAATGCATATAGAACAAGCTATCCAAGAATACTTTGATCGAGAAATAGCACGAACAATCGATCATCTTTATCGTGATATTGGTGATATAACCAATCATTTTTGCAGTCCATCGTTTGTAAAATCACCATTAGATGGAAAAAGAGCGGTACAACCTGATATCATTCACATGTTAACTAAGTCGGATTTAAATACGCAATATCCCGAGATTGTTTTCGGGATAGGTGATTACAAAACAGGAGTCTATAAAATGACGCAAGgctttgaagaattcaagacaGCTATTCTGAACCGAAGAAGATTGAGGCTGCATTCCATTGGGAACTTCTTCCCAGATAGAGAGTGGTCGCCTAGAGTATTATTTGCCTTGGTTCTAAGCAAATATATCTACCAAGCTTTCCTCTGCGGAACGGATAGGATTCTTATTTCAGACCACCAAACATTTTCAGGATTCTTCAAGTATGAAATAGTGGATGGCGAAATGATTATAGACTACCATATCATCCATGATCCAGAAACTGTGGAGGATGGTATTACTTTGAGGTCGGCTATAGCGGgatttttttataaaagTGTTGGTGATGCAGCTGATACAAAGGCCAGGTTGATGAAAAGTTTTGATATAGCCAACAACACCGGGATAAAAAAACTTGAAGAGCTGgatccatttttcaacgtTCGTCCTAGAGACCCTTCTGGATCTTCGGGAAAATTAGCGAGACGTGAATTTTCAGGCAACTTAGATTCGGTAAAAGAAAACGACGCCAGTGATAACTTTGATGCTATTGATGGTAACACATATTGTCGAGTTATATACGATTCCGCAGAATTTTATCCTGATTTGAAACTTCCATCGCCAGTTTTTGTCAAACTATACTACTACTCTAGTCGATTGTGGGAAGAGAATAGTTTGATGTGTTTGGAGATACCGGAAAAAGAGGGGTATTATGGCATGTTTTTCAACGAGcttttaattaatgaaagaattgctAAGTCAGAATTCGCTTCTAATTTCCCAAAGCTCCTTGTTTCTGGTTATTGGAACGGGCTTTCTGATCATCCgatgcatatatttgaatacctTGGGAAGGAGGTCccagaagaaaaatggaaTAACAAAGAAGTGTACGAAGTTATCAAGTCAAGACTCGAAGAGCTTCATCTGATAGGAATTTCgcataatgatattagGCTAGCCAACATTCATGTGTCTGTTTCTGGTAAGATATCTTTGATAGATTTTGGATTATCGGACTacacaaataatgaagaacacaagaagaatgattttgagaCTCTTGACTACATATTGAGAGCAAATGGttctaatgaaaattataagCATGCCAATCGAGTTAATGGCGAAGCTATATCTGCTGATAGAgcagatgaagatgacaaatatggaaatgatagtaattcttctagtgaagaagtatttgatgaaggGAGTTCAGGAACTTTTGGTACCCAAATAACGATAGAAGATATtgcttcaaaatcatcacAAAGATAA
- a CDS encoding DEHA2F00330p (no similarity), with translation MKKVPKRKEVNSKRQFSTVITSIGIPLIFVPLRSITTTIGSPLLQEDTKVVNAWNHDTIAGHSISLFDFLLSSKRVDLVKADACNDEKELERSIINAIDHLPKNIISKNREGRKYSIAKASRVSGILLDDVNLEVNTTSLRNVLYVAEASISREIKHTKFVNLPESISGKFSEYLFNHYRVVSCGNQKFEDSKISILRVCLPLIIGNITVLKCVLVLSFYDLLNGDSPELLEKENEMHALHVQVLEELKDRLNYYSSVCCDHSLLCVLLLLTIELINGANGPLWRKLQKLSLSMIALRGGVKRISSNITGLCLLKLLTMSLSTGISIQSLDSNNGDALSFKDFSSSMSTNNQFQFFDNFNYKSSLTLNELKEVIEIYGHISSLQSLMSVSLDANRNKHFWTPEHFMKYKSVSSANLIRVLQNAEKLEKHISIRCKETHLNNTSRCHEIQMTFALNVSKLYIYQMVYHQASGSPKTILLVKELLIKAESVFDVFKSIHEHEVNSMTVMILPLFCLGVDLISKDVRDWYIDKLNQLLVKTKRKMIKTSIELLQKVWNLNRDGTLFLDWISLSAANCSYISLTC, from the coding sequence ATGAAAAAGGTTCcgaaaagaaaagaagtaAACTCGAAAAGACAATTTTCCACTGTTATTACTTCTATCGGTATACCACTCATTTTTGTTCCCTTGAGATCAATAACTACTACAATTGGATCGCCTTTGCTTCAGGAAGATACCAAAGTGGTTAACGCTTGGAACCATGATACCATAGCTGGTCATTCAATCTCCCTATTCGATTTTTTGCTTTCAAGTAAAAGAGTTGACTTAGTCAAAGCAGATGCTTGTAACGACGAAAAGGAGTTAGAAAGGAGTATTATAAATGCGATAGATCATTTGCCCAAAAATATAATCTCCAAGAATAGAGAGGGCAGAAAATACTCGATCGCAAAAGCCTCTAGAGTTCTGGGTATTTTATTAGACGACGTAAATCTTGAAGTGAATACAACGAGCCTACGAAATGTCTTATATGTAGCAGAGGCATCTATTTCGAGAGAGATAAAACACACGAAGTTCGTTAATTTACCAGAATCAATAAGTGGAAAATTCTCGGAGTACTTATTTAACCATTACCGTGTCGTCTCTTGCGGAAAccaaaaatttgaagattcaaaaattaGTATTCTAAGGGTGTGTCTTCCATTAATTATTGGCAATATAACTGTTCTTAAATGTGTCTTAGTTTTATCATTTTATGATTTACTTAATGGGGATTCTCCTGAGCTATTGGAAAAGGAGAATGAGATGCATGCTTTGCATGTTCAAGTTTTGGAGGAATTAAAAGATCGCCTCAATTACTATTCCTCTGTTTGCTGCGACCACTCTTTGTTGTGTGTTTTATTGTTACTCACAATAGAATTGATCAATGGGGCTAATGGACCATTATGGagaaaattacaaaaacTATCTTTGAGCATGATAGCATTGAGAGGTGGTGTCAAAAGgatatcttcaaatatcACTGGTCTTTGTTTATTGAAGTTGCTAACTATGAGCTTATCAACCGGGATATCAATTCAGAGTTTGGACAGCAATAATGGGGATGCACTCAGTTTTAAAGATTTCCTGTCTTCCATGAGTACCAATAACCAGTTTCAGTTCTTTGATAACTTCAATTATAAATCTTCTCTTACcttgaatgaattaaaagaggtgattgaaatttatgGACATATATCATCTCTTCAAAGTTTAATGTCAGTGTCTCTTGATGCAAACAGAAATAAACATTTTTGGACTCCAGAGCATTTTATGAAGTATAAATCTGTGAGCTCAGCGAACTTGATCAGAGTCCTTCAGAatgctgaaaaattagaaaaacATATAAGTATACGATGCAAGGAAACCCATTTGAATAACACTTCTCGTTGCCACGAAATACAAATGACTTTCGCGTTGAATGTCtccaaattatatatatatcagaTGGTCTATCACCAAGCTTCTGGGTCACCGAAGACTATTTTGTTGGTTAAAGAACTACTAATAAAAGCCGAAAGTGTGTTTGAtgttttcaaatcaatacATGAACATGAAGTAAACAGCATGACTGTTATGATATTGCCACTATTTTGTCTAGGGGTTGATTTGATTTCGAAGGATGTTAGAGATTggtatattgataaattaaatcagCTACTAGTAAAAACGAAGcgaaaaatgataaaaacaTCTATTGAGTTACTTCAAAAGGTTTGGAATTTAAATAGAGATGGTACTCTTTTTCTTGACTGGATTTCACTTTCTGCTGCAAATTGCTCTTATATTTCCTTAACTTGTTGA
- a CDS encoding DEHA2F00352p (similar to uniprot|P15365 Saccharomyces cerevisiae YJR152W DAL5 Allantoin permease), which translates to MSMDTTEKLNTYVQVTHFSSKEELKNIDEAFKFSLETECMDLDPSKEKKLVKKIDMFILPIMCILMSCQLMDKSTNSYASIVGLRTDLNMTSQEYSWVGSSFYLGYLFSEYPANMLLQRFPLSKTLALAVVCWGIIICCHGACQSSASFLLCRTLLGIFEAFMDPAYMLMTSQWYRKEEQYIRCGIWLGLQGFGTMLGSGLAYGVYKHETLFHFAPWRLLFVVTGVITIVFGLVSFIHVPDIPTKAWFLNEEEKKYAVERIRKNKTGFGSKVYKPTQFKEALTDPCIYLFFFYMCGYGITNGSIGNFGSILLNEEFEFPTGQALLLNMVGSGVDIVFPLFFAYVNKILIPSRLATSFLINSIIYIGICLIAFAPQKGAKLTGYFVSFLTTASWACMSSVVSSNVAGHTKKITANTTFLIGFCVGNIIGPQAFIGSEAPIYITAKRVMAGTYVLTVVSAGSLLVIYYLRNKKKDQLQGTSNSEDNAHLSFGDLTDQENPSFRYVL; encoded by the coding sequence ATGTCAATGGATACcactgaaaaattgaacacTTATGTTCAAGTAACTCATTTCCTGTCAaaggaagaattaaagaatatcGATGAAGCTTTTAAGTTTAGTTTAGAGACTGAATGTATGGATTTAGATCCGtcaaaagaaaagaaattggtcaaaaaaattgatatgtTTATTTTACCTATAATGTGTATATTGATGTCTTGTCAGCTTATGGATAAATCTACAAACTCTTATGCATCTATTGTTGGATTAAGAACTGATTTAAACATGACATCTCAAGAATATTCTTGGGTAGGGAGCTCGTTTTATCTTGGATATTTGTTCTCCGAGTATCCTGCCAATATGCTTTTGCAAAGATTTCCACTTTCAAAAACCTTGGCACTAGCCGTTGTATGCTGGGGAATTATTATCTGTTGTCACGGAGCTTGTCAATCATCAGCAAGTTTCTTACTTTGTCGTACCTTATTGGGCATATTTGAGGCCTTTATGGATCCTGCATATATGCTTATGACATCTCAATGGTACCGTAAGGAAGAACAATATATCAGATGTGGAATTTGGCTTGGTTTACAAGGTTTCGGTACAATGCTAGGTTCTGGTTTAGCCTATGGGGTCTACAAACATGAAACTTTGTTCCACTTTGCTCCATGGAGACTACTTTTCGTTGTTACTGGAGTAATCACTATTGTTTTTGGTTTAGTCTCCTTCATTCACGTGCCAGATATCCCAACTAAAGCTTGGTTCTTGAATGAAGAGGAAAAGAAGTATGCAGTTGagagaattagaaaaaatAAGACTGGGTTTGGTAGTAAGGTTTATAAACCTACACAGTTTAAGGAAGCGCTTACCGACCCATGTATCTATTTGTTCTTTTTTTATATGTGTGGATATGGTATTACAAATGGTTCAATTGGGAATTTCGGctcaattttattaaatgaagaatttgaatttcctACAGGCCAAGCGCTACTTTTGAATATGGTAGGCAGTGGAGTGGATATAGTTTTTCCGTTGTTCTTTGCATACGTgaacaaaattttaattcCAAGCAGGTTAGCAACGAGTTTCCTCATAAACagtataatttatattggAATATGCTTGATAGCATTTGCGCCACAAAAAGGAGCAAAGTTAACAGGATACTTCGTTAGCTTTTTAACTACTGCGAGCTGGGCTTGTATGAGCTCTGTTGTTTCTTCGAATGTCGCTGGTCATACAAAGAAGATTACCGCCAACACTACTTTCTTGATTGGGTTTTGTGTTGGTAACATTATTGGTCCACAAGCTTTCATAGGAAGTGAAGCTCCCATTTATATTACTGCTAAAAGAGTAATGGCTGGTACCTATGTGTTAACCGTTGTCAGCGCAGGTTCGCTACTCGTTATCTATTACCTCAGaaataagaagaaagaCCAATTGCAAGGTACGAGCAATTCTGAAGATAACGCACATTTGTCTTTCGGAGATCTAACTGATCAAGAAAACCCATCTTTTAGATACGTTCTCTAA